One Lacunisphaera limnophila DNA window includes the following coding sequences:
- the aroE gene encoding shikimate dehydrogenase, translated as MSAAESTHTLDHLSAWTHAGPSLAVLGHPIRHSVSPAMHNAALAALAARDPAYAAWKYFRFEVPPAELAAALPRFHAAGFHGLNLTVPHKILAFDLVAEIDPSATAIGAVNTLLRTATGWRGYNTDGHGLAAALHADLGVDLAGADVVLLGAGGAARGAAVECLRKKCASLWIANRTRANLDALLAALRPLAGTIPVYGFDPVHPPAALPAGAVVINATSAGLKPGEPAPIALPRLPAGLRVYDMVYNPPQTALLRDAAARGLSHANGLSMLVHQGARSLEIWTGVTAPVSVMHAAATAALA; from the coding sequence ATGAGCGCCGCCGAGTCCACCCACACCCTCGACCATCTGTCCGCCTGGACGCATGCCGGTCCCTCCCTCGCCGTGCTCGGCCACCCGATCCGGCACTCGGTGAGCCCGGCCATGCACAACGCCGCCCTCGCCGCCCTCGCCGCCCGCGACCCTGCCTACGCCGCCTGGAAATATTTCCGCTTCGAGGTGCCCCCCGCCGAACTGGCCGCCGCCCTCCCCCGGTTCCATGCCGCCGGCTTCCACGGCCTCAACCTCACCGTGCCGCACAAGATCCTCGCCTTTGATCTGGTCGCGGAGATCGATCCGTCCGCCACCGCCATCGGTGCCGTCAACACCCTGCTCCGTACCGCCACCGGCTGGCGCGGCTACAACACCGACGGCCACGGCCTGGCCGCCGCCCTCCACGCCGATCTCGGCGTGGACCTCGCCGGCGCAGACGTCGTGCTCCTTGGCGCCGGCGGCGCGGCCCGCGGCGCCGCGGTCGAATGCCTGCGGAAAAAATGCGCCTCGCTCTGGATCGCCAATCGCACCCGCGCCAATCTCGATGCCCTCCTGGCGGCCCTGCGCCCGCTCGCCGGCACGATCCCGGTGTATGGTTTCGATCCGGTGCATCCCCCCGCCGCGCTCCCCGCCGGCGCCGTGGTGATCAACGCCACCTCCGCCGGCCTCAAGCCCGGCGAGCCCGCGCCAATCGCATTGCCCCGCCTCCCCGCCGGCCTCAGGGTCTACGACATGGTCTATAACCCGCCGCAAACCGCCCTGCTGCGCGACGCCGCGGCGCGCGGCCTGTCCCACGCGAACGGCCTCTCCATGCTCGTGCATCAGGGCGCGCGCTCCCTCGAAATCTGGACCGGCGTCACCGCGCCGGTGTCCGTGATGCACGCGGCCGCCACCGCCGCCCTCGCATGA
- a CDS encoding prepilin peptidase translates to MIDHLQEINLIAPWFFPLWVGLTGACIGSFLNVCIYRIPQGRSVVTPRSHCGCGTMIAWYDNIPVLSWFLLRGRARCCGRPFSFRYPAIELLTAALFVACWRLFPPGQAFAGAVLCCIVICAHFIDHDHMIIPDVFTLGGAAVGVLLSLLLPSLHGHTHEIWLVAGLRSGVDAVLGVFIGSALILWVALFAEVLLKKEAMGFGDVKYLGALGAFVGWQGAVFGLFGGAILGCIWFIGAYGWQKLTGRASPVALPAETPEGQPAELGFGVHVPFGPMLGLAALIYFFWAHRMVDAYFAELALLL, encoded by the coding sequence ATGATCGACCACCTGCAGGAAATCAACCTCATCGCCCCCTGGTTCTTCCCGCTCTGGGTCGGGCTGACCGGCGCGTGCATCGGCAGCTTTCTCAATGTCTGCATCTACCGCATCCCGCAGGGCCGGTCGGTGGTGACACCCCGCTCGCACTGTGGCTGTGGCACGATGATCGCCTGGTACGACAATATTCCGGTCCTCAGCTGGTTTCTGCTGCGCGGCCGGGCGCGCTGCTGTGGCCGGCCTTTCAGTTTCCGTTACCCCGCCATCGAGCTGCTGACCGCGGCGCTCTTCGTCGCCTGCTGGCGACTCTTCCCACCCGGCCAGGCGTTCGCCGGGGCCGTACTCTGCTGCATCGTGATCTGCGCCCACTTCATCGATCACGATCACATGATCATCCCCGACGTGTTCACGCTCGGCGGGGCCGCGGTGGGTGTGCTCCTCTCCCTCCTCCTGCCCTCCCTCCACGGCCACACGCACGAAATCTGGCTGGTCGCCGGCCTGCGCTCCGGGGTCGATGCCGTCCTCGGCGTCTTCATCGGCTCCGCCCTCATTCTCTGGGTCGCCCTCTTCGCCGAGGTCCTCCTCAAGAAGGAAGCCATGGGCTTCGGCGACGTGAAATACCTCGGCGCCCTCGGCGCCTTTGTCGGCTGGCAGGGTGCGGTCTTTGGCCTGTTCGGCGGCGCCATCCTGGGCTGCATCTGGTTTATCGGGGCCTACGGCTGGCAGAAGCTCACCGGTCGGGCCTCCCCGGTCGCCCTGCCTGCCGAAACCCCGGAAGGCCAGCCCGCCGAACTCGGCTTCGGCGTCCACGTCCCCTTCGGCCCCATGCTCGGCCTGGCCGCGCTGATCTACTTCTTCTGGGCCCACCGGATGGTCGACGCCTACTTCGCGGAACTGGCGCTGCTACTGTGA
- a CDS encoding YgfZ/GcvT domain-containing protein, which translates to MLRVRGPDANSYLQGQFTQDLKQAKMGPCYGLWLDQKGKVLADSHIQQIAENEYLVISLTAPAAVLQARLEAYLIADEVELHDETGEWVSVLLWGDNKPVFPLPVGAVGFPSRRAGVGAGEILVPAAQAEALLAQVRHFAVVGDRAAAELARLRAGMPSVPADLGPRDLPAEGALDEVAISYTKGCYLGQEVMARLKNLGQVRRALHVVGGVGAPPAPGTVLYQGERKAGEVRSGAADGGNFLAMAMLSLVQLDPAAPLGLAPGGEGSLTILRRV; encoded by the coding sequence GTGCTCCGCGTCCGAGGGCCTGATGCTAATAGCTATTTGCAGGGACAGTTCACGCAGGACCTGAAACAGGCGAAAATGGGTCCGTGCTACGGGCTTTGGCTGGATCAAAAAGGCAAAGTATTGGCCGACAGTCATATCCAACAGATAGCCGAGAATGAATACCTAGTGATTTCCCTTACTGCACCAGCGGCGGTGCTCCAAGCGCGCCTCGAAGCATACTTGATCGCGGATGAAGTGGAGCTGCACGACGAGACGGGCGAGTGGGTCAGCGTGCTGTTGTGGGGCGACAATAAACCCGTGTTCCCTTTGCCGGTGGGTGCGGTGGGGTTTCCGAGTCGTCGCGCCGGGGTGGGCGCCGGGGAAATCCTCGTGCCGGCCGCGCAGGCGGAAGCGCTGCTCGCGCAGGTCAGACACTTTGCCGTCGTGGGTGACCGCGCGGCCGCGGAACTGGCGCGGTTGCGCGCGGGGATGCCAAGTGTACCCGCCGATCTCGGTCCGCGCGATCTGCCGGCCGAGGGCGCCCTCGACGAGGTCGCGATTTCCTACACGAAGGGCTGTTACCTGGGACAGGAAGTAATGGCGCGTTTGAAGAATCTCGGCCAGGTGCGCCGCGCGCTGCATGTGGTGGGTGGCGTGGGTGCGCCGCCGGCGCCGGGCACAGTTTTGTACCAGGGCGAACGCAAGGCCGGCGAGGTGCGGTCTGGCGCGGCGGACGGGGGCAATTTTCTTGCGATGGCGATGCTCTCGCTCGTGCAGCTTGATCCGGCCGCGCCGCTGGGCCTCGCGCCCGGGGGCGAGGGTAGTCTCACGATTCTCCGCCGTGTCTGA
- a CDS encoding 3-deoxy-7-phosphoheptulonate synthase: protein MQKTSDINVVETRALPSPAALLSEIPKTESQAEFIAKARSEIHRLIFTDDKRFLLIIGPCSIHDPEAGRDYARRLAALSREVSDRIMIVMRVYFEKPRTTVGWKGLVMDPHLDGSHDIAAGLRLGRMFLRDVLDLGLPTATEFLDPITPQYVADLVCWGAIGARTTESQTHRQMASGLSMPLGFKNGTDGSIQTAINAIKAAGQPQTFLGINLDGASSAIVTRGNPNCHIVLRGGAGGPNYSPEHIVRTEEILAKAGLPKSILVDCSHDNSAKKPELQPDVMRALLAQITAGNHSIMGAMVESNLGAGSQPFPQPKEKLRYGVSITDGCIDWTATEVMVREIHATLAPLFR from the coding sequence GTGCAGAAAACATCGGACATCAATGTCGTCGAAACCCGGGCCCTGCCTTCGCCGGCCGCCCTCCTGAGCGAGATCCCCAAGACCGAATCCCAGGCCGAGTTCATCGCCAAGGCCCGCAGCGAGATCCACCGGCTCATCTTCACCGACGACAAGCGCTTCCTGCTTATCATCGGCCCGTGCTCGATCCACGACCCCGAGGCCGGTCGCGACTATGCCCGCCGCCTCGCCGCCCTCTCCCGCGAGGTCTCCGACCGGATCATGATCGTCATGCGGGTCTACTTCGAGAAACCCCGCACGACCGTCGGCTGGAAGGGCCTCGTCATGGACCCGCACCTCGACGGCTCCCACGACATCGCCGCCGGCCTGCGCCTCGGGCGGATGTTCCTGCGCGACGTGCTCGATCTCGGCCTCCCCACCGCCACCGAGTTTCTCGACCCGATCACACCGCAATATGTGGCCGACCTCGTCTGCTGGGGCGCCATCGGCGCCCGAACCACCGAGTCACAGACGCACCGCCAAATGGCCTCCGGCCTGTCCATGCCCCTCGGTTTCAAGAATGGCACCGACGGCTCGATCCAGACCGCCATCAACGCCATCAAGGCCGCCGGCCAGCCGCAGACTTTCCTCGGCATCAACCTCGACGGCGCCTCATCCGCCATTGTCACCCGCGGCAATCCCAACTGTCACATCGTCCTCCGCGGCGGCGCCGGTGGCCCCAACTATTCTCCTGAACACATCGTCCGCACCGAGGAGATCCTCGCCAAGGCCGGGCTGCCGAAATCCATCCTCGTCGACTGCTCGCACGACAACTCCGCCAAGAAGCCCGAGCTCCAGCCCGACGTGATGCGTGCCCTCCTCGCCCAGATCACCGCCGGCAACCACTCCATCATGGGCGCCATGGTCGAGAGCAACCTCGGCGCCGGCAGCCAGCCTTTCCCGCAGCCCAAGGAAAAACTCCGCTATGGCGTGAGCATCACCGACGGCTGCATTGACTGGACCGCCACGGAGGTCATGGTCCGCGAGATCCACGCCACCCTCGCTCCGCTCTTTCGCTGA
- a CDS encoding malate dehydrogenase — MKAPIRVAVTGAAGQIGYALLFRIASGAMFGPDQPVILQLIEAPIEKALLALKGVAMELDDCAFPLLKGIVQTSDASVGFKDANWCLLIGAKPRGPGMERADLLKDNGKIFIEQGKIIDAVAAADARVAVVGNPANTNCMIAASQAKRLPADRFTAMVRLDQNRAQTQLAQKAGVDLTAVKDIFIYGNHSPTMFPAFAHATINGQPAASVINDQAWLQGPFCETVGKRGAAIIAARGLSSAASAANALVDHVRSLVTPGAIHSIAVKSNGLYGFDANVWAGMPVKTTTPGSYEVITGYAMDDFAKAKIATTNKELVDERAFVADMIK; from the coding sequence ATGAAAGCACCCATTCGTGTCGCAGTCACCGGCGCCGCCGGCCAGATCGGTTACGCTCTCCTCTTCCGCATCGCCTCCGGCGCGATGTTCGGCCCTGACCAACCGGTCATCCTCCAGCTCATCGAGGCCCCGATCGAGAAGGCGCTCCTCGCCCTCAAGGGCGTCGCCATGGAGCTCGACGACTGCGCCTTCCCGCTGCTCAAGGGCATCGTCCAGACCTCCGACGCCAGCGTCGGCTTCAAGGACGCCAACTGGTGCCTGCTCATCGGCGCCAAACCCCGCGGCCCCGGCATGGAGCGCGCCGACCTCCTCAAGGATAACGGCAAGATCTTCATTGAGCAGGGCAAGATCATCGACGCCGTCGCCGCGGCCGATGCCCGCGTTGCCGTCGTCGGCAACCCCGCCAACACGAACTGCATGATCGCCGCCTCCCAGGCCAAGCGCCTCCCGGCCGACCGCTTCACCGCCATGGTGCGCCTCGACCAGAACCGCGCCCAGACCCAGCTCGCCCAGAAGGCCGGCGTCGACCTCACCGCCGTGAAGGACATCTTCATCTACGGCAACCACAGCCCCACCATGTTCCCGGCCTTCGCCCACGCGACGATCAACGGCCAGCCCGCCGCCTCGGTCATCAACGACCAGGCCTGGCTCCAGGGACCGTTCTGCGAGACCGTCGGCAAACGCGGCGCCGCCATCATCGCCGCCCGCGGCCTGTCCTCGGCCGCCTCGGCCGCCAATGCCCTCGTCGACCATGTCCGCTCCCTGGTGACCCCCGGCGCCATCCACTCGATCGCCGTGAAGTCCAACGGCCTCTACGGCTTCGACGCCAACGTCTGGGCCGGCATGCCCGTGAAGACCACCACCCCCGGCAGCTACGAGGTCATCACCGGCTACGCCATGGATGATTTCGCCAAGGCCAAGATCGCCACGACCAACAAGGAGCTCGTCGACGAGCGCGCCTTCGTGGCCGACATGATCAAGTGA
- a CDS encoding (deoxy)nucleoside triphosphate pyrophosphohydrolase has product MATAQPVPVVCAVIEQAGRVLIAQRPLTKLLPLKWEFPGGKVEPGEDPAAAIIREIREELGCTVVISRALTPFIHDYKTVVIQMIPFVCTLAPGSHPPHPHEHVAIAWLPPVELRAYDLAAADWPVVAALT; this is encoded by the coding sequence GTGGCCACCGCCCAACCCGTCCCCGTCGTCTGTGCCGTCATCGAGCAGGCGGGCCGCGTGCTCATCGCGCAACGGCCGCTCACCAAGCTCCTGCCTCTCAAATGGGAGTTCCCCGGCGGCAAGGTTGAACCCGGCGAGGACCCCGCCGCCGCCATCATCCGCGAAATCCGCGAGGAACTCGGCTGCACGGTCGTCATCTCCCGGGCCCTCACGCCCTTCATCCACGACTACAAGACGGTGGTCATTCAGATGATCCCGTTTGTCTGCACCCTGGCGCCCGGTTCGCACCCGCCCCACCCCCACGAACATGTCGCGATCGCCTGGCTGCCACCCGTGGAACTGCGGGCCTATGACCTCGCCGCCGCCGATTGGCCCGTGGTGGCCGCACTGACGTAA
- a CDS encoding DUF2911 domain-containing protein, which translates to MNNHLFRTSVALLGGLCLAAGLYAQAPKINFPAASPAATVTQRVGLTDIQINYNRPGAKGRKVFGGLVPYDHIWRTGANTATKISFSTPVKLNGTEVPAGTYELFTIPGVDEWTVIIHQNMSQWGAYAYDAKNDVARIKAKPTTLQSHLETLAIGVNDLRDESATLIIAWEKVRVDVTITVDVKSTLVPQIEAVMAAGGDKLPYASASMYYLENGLDLAKAAAWMDAAIAAQPDAFYLVYRKALILEKMGDKAGAIATAQKSIEGANLAPSPALKEEYLGLNQALMARLQ; encoded by the coding sequence ATGAACAACCACCTGTTCCGCACCAGCGTCGCCCTTCTCGGCGGCCTCTGTCTCGCCGCCGGCCTCTACGCCCAAGCCCCCAAGATCAATTTCCCGGCCGCCAGCCCGGCCGCGACGGTCACCCAGCGCGTCGGCCTCACCGACATCCAGATCAACTACAACCGCCCCGGCGCCAAGGGCCGCAAGGTCTTCGGTGGCCTGGTGCCCTACGACCACATCTGGCGCACGGGTGCCAACACCGCCACCAAGATCTCCTTCAGCACCCCCGTGAAGCTCAACGGCACCGAGGTTCCCGCCGGCACCTACGAGCTCTTCACCATCCCCGGCGTCGATGAGTGGACCGTCATCATCCACCAGAACATGTCGCAGTGGGGCGCCTACGCCTACGACGCGAAGAACGACGTCGCCCGCATCAAGGCCAAGCCCACCACCCTCCAGTCCCACCTCGAGACCCTCGCCATCGGCGTCAACGACCTGCGTGACGAGTCCGCCACCCTCATCATCGCCTGGGAAAAGGTCCGCGTCGACGTGACCATCACCGTGGACGTGAAGTCCACGCTCGTCCCCCAGATCGAGGCCGTCATGGCCGCCGGCGGCGACAAGCTCCCCTACGCCTCCGCTTCCATGTATTACCTCGAGAACGGTCTCGACCTCGCCAAGGCCGCCGCGTGGATGGACGCCGCCATCGCCGCCCAGCCCGACGCCTTCTACCTCGTCTACCGCAAGGCCCTCATCCTCGAAAAAATGGGCGACAAGGCCGGCGCCATCGCCACCGCGCAGAAATCCATCGAGGGCGCCAACCTCGCGCCCAGCCCCGCGCTCAAGGAAGAATACCTCGGCCTGAACCAAGCCCTCATGGCCCGCCTGCAGTGA
- a CDS encoding PIG-L family deacetylase — protein MSAGAPTRPAAHLAALTVGLLALASPAPAEEPGRTPAIVQQLRTFASTGTVLHLAAHPDDENTQLITAMARGRGYRAAYLSITRGDGGQNESGPEFGEKLGLARTQELLAARRHDGGRQFFTRAIDYGYSKSPEEALRIWDHAAALGDVVRVIRQFRPDVIITRFPIPPGSGGHGQHTASAMLAVEAFNLAGDPTAYPEQIAEGLLPWSPKRLGWNSWAGRSTGGLTGPTIEFDIGGADPVTGEPFGTIANQSRGMHKTQGLGIFAARTGGPGPNLQTFLLLAGDPPTTDIMDGVDTTWARFPSGAALIPVIDEIIAQFRPADPAASVPSLLALRSRLDTLPADPLVREKRGDLDRIIQACLGLTVESFLPRAEVVPGEKLALRHEVFITATTPVRWIALRYPLNQSESKVRTTLTPGSVTAHASTQFLPATTLPSHPYWLRDEGTAGMFQVATPSLIGAPENPPVFPVEFIFEIDGKVLVIPDQPVQIVAGAPEAQQRRPLAAIPPVSLGFAHPMELFATGATKQVTVEVTAARAQTAGSLQLEAAGWTIRPSAQSFTLAASGDKVALTFEVTAPAQPGTAQLSASAKIGTVTYGTERFVLSYPHLPVQLLQRPARSQVVALEVQTRGRRVGYLPGAGDSTAESLVQLGYEVVTLSGPDLSPEKLAGFDAVVIGVRAFNDRDDLAANLPGLFAWVEAGGTVIAQYNRPNNLKATALGPYPLSIEGPAPQLRVTDEDAPVTFLAPDHPVLNTPNKITDADFTGWVQERGAYFPSSWDEAKYTAILAMNDPGEAPLKSSLLVAQHGKGWFVYTGLSFFRQLPAGHPGAHRLFANLVSLGR, from the coding sequence ATGAGCGCCGGTGCCCCTACGCGGCCCGCCGCGCACCTGGCCGCTCTCACCGTTGGCCTCCTCGCCTTGGCCTCTCCGGCCCCCGCCGAAGAACCCGGCCGTACCCCGGCGATCGTGCAGCAGCTCCGTACTTTCGCCAGCACCGGCACCGTGCTGCACCTCGCCGCTCACCCGGACGACGAGAACACCCAGCTGATCACCGCCATGGCGCGCGGCCGCGGTTACCGTGCGGCCTACCTCTCCATCACCCGGGGCGATGGCGGCCAGAATGAGTCCGGCCCAGAGTTCGGCGAGAAACTCGGCCTGGCCCGCACCCAAGAACTGCTCGCCGCCCGTCGCCACGACGGCGGCCGCCAGTTCTTCACGCGCGCGATCGATTACGGCTATTCCAAATCTCCCGAGGAGGCCCTGCGCATCTGGGACCACGCCGCCGCCCTGGGCGACGTGGTGCGCGTCATCCGCCAATTTCGGCCCGACGTCATCATCACCCGCTTCCCCATCCCGCCGGGCAGCGGCGGCCATGGCCAGCATACCGCCTCCGCCATGCTGGCGGTCGAGGCCTTTAACCTCGCCGGCGATCCCACCGCCTATCCCGAGCAAATCGCCGAAGGCCTGCTCCCTTGGTCGCCCAAACGCCTCGGCTGGAACAGCTGGGCCGGCCGGAGTACCGGGGGCCTGACCGGGCCGACCATCGAATTTGATATCGGTGGCGCGGATCCGGTGACCGGCGAGCCCTTCGGCACCATCGCCAACCAGAGCCGCGGCATGCACAAGACCCAGGGACTCGGTATCTTCGCCGCGCGCACGGGCGGTCCCGGCCCCAATCTGCAGACGTTCCTGTTGCTCGCCGGCGATCCGCCGACCACGGACATCATGGACGGCGTTGACACCACCTGGGCCCGTTTTCCGAGCGGGGCCGCCCTCATCCCGGTCATCGACGAGATCATCGCCCAGTTTCGCCCGGCCGATCCCGCCGCCAGCGTGCCCTCCCTCCTCGCCCTGCGCAGCCGGCTCGACACCCTGCCCGCCGACCCCTTGGTGCGGGAAAAGCGCGGCGATCTCGACCGCATCATCCAGGCCTGCCTCGGTCTCACCGTCGAATCCTTCCTCCCCCGCGCCGAGGTCGTCCCCGGGGAAAAACTGGCGCTCCGCCATGAGGTCTTCATCACCGCAACCACACCCGTCCGCTGGATCGCGCTCCGCTACCCGCTCAACCAGTCAGAGTCGAAGGTTCGCACCACGCTGACCCCGGGGTCCGTTACCGCCCACGCCAGCACCCAATTCCTGCCGGCCACCACCTTGCCCAGCCACCCCTACTGGCTGCGCGACGAAGGCACGGCCGGCATGTTCCAGGTCGCCACGCCCTCCCTGATCGGCGCGCCGGAAAATCCGCCGGTCTTTCCCGTCGAGTTCATCTTCGAGATCGACGGCAAGGTCCTCGTCATCCCCGACCAACCCGTCCAGATCGTTGCCGGTGCACCCGAGGCGCAGCAACGCCGCCCCCTCGCGGCCATCCCTCCGGTCTCTCTCGGCTTCGCCCATCCGATGGAGCTCTTTGCCACCGGGGCCACGAAGCAGGTCACCGTCGAGGTCACCGCCGCCCGCGCGCAGACCGCCGGATCCCTACAACTCGAGGCCGCCGGCTGGACTATCCGGCCATCCGCCCAGTCGTTCACCCTCGCCGCCAGCGGCGACAAGGTCGCGCTGACTTTCGAGGTCACCGCCCCCGCCCAACCCGGCACCGCCCAGCTTTCCGCCTCCGCGAAGATCGGGACCGTCACCTACGGCACCGAACGGTTCGTGCTCAGTTACCCCCATCTGCCCGTTCAACTGCTCCAGCGCCCGGCTCGCAGCCAGGTCGTCGCCTTGGAGGTGCAAACCCGCGGCCGGCGCGTCGGTTATCTCCCGGGGGCCGGCGACAGCACAGCCGAAAGCCTGGTCCAGCTCGGCTACGAAGTCGTCACCCTCAGCGGCCCCGACCTTTCGCCGGAGAAACTCGCCGGGTTCGATGCCGTGGTCATCGGCGTGCGCGCCTTCAACGACCGCGACGACCTCGCCGCCAATCTGCCGGGGCTCTTCGCCTGGGTCGAGGCCGGCGGAACCGTGATCGCCCAGTACAACCGCCCCAACAATCTCAAAGCCACCGCTCTGGGACCCTATCCGCTCTCGATCGAGGGACCGGCCCCGCAGCTCCGCGTGACCGATGAAGACGCCCCCGTCACCTTCCTCGCCCCCGATCACCCGGTGCTCAATACGCCGAACAAGATCACGGATGCCGATTTCACCGGCTGGGTCCAGGAACGCGGCGCCTATTTCCCCAGCAGCTGGGATGAGGCAAAATACACGGCGATCCTGGCGATGAACGATCCCGGCGAGGCCCCGCTGAAAAGCAGCCTGCTCGTCGCCCAACACGGCAAGGGTTGGTTCGTCTACACTGGCCTTTCCTTCTTCCGGCAGCTCCCCGCCGGCCACCCCGGCGCCCACCGCCTCTTCGCCAACCTCGTGTCCCTCGGCCGATGA